Genomic DNA from Taurinivorans muris:
TAAAAAAAGAGATTGCAAATCAAAAATTAACGTCTTTGCATCATGAGTTTTATTCTCCAAGCCAGGTTTACGGAAAAAATGTTTTCAGTTTGAAAATAATGCGTGAGCGTTTGCCGAAACAGGTTTTCAATCGTTTGGAAAACGTTATCAAAACGAATGCTCCCCTTGCCGAAGGTGATGCCGATATTATCGCAAGCGCCATGAAAGATTGGGCTATCGAAAACCATGCGACTCATTACACGCATTGGTTTCAACCCATGACCGGCGTAACCGCTGAAAAACACGATGCTTTTTTTGTTCCGTCCTCAAATCATAATGACGGTAATTTACTCAATGAATTTTCCGGAAAGATGCTTGTCAAGGGTGAGCCTGATGCTTCCTCTTTTCCTTCAGGCGGCATTCGTTCGACTTTTGAGGCCCGCGGCTACACAGCATGGGACCCTACAAGCCCAGTATTCCTATTGGAAAATTCACATGGCAAAACCCTTTATGTTCCTAGTGTTTTTATTTCCTATACCGGAGAATCTTTAGACCGTAAAACGCCGCTTCTTCGTTCCAATGAAGCTGTGTCAAAACAAGCTCTTAGAATTTTACGTCTTTTTGGTAACACAACAGCAAATAATGTGACGGCAATGGTTGGTATTGAACAGGAGTATTTTTTAATTGATAAACGTTATGCCTTGCTTCGTGATGATTTAAAACTTTGCGGACGTTCCTTATATGGTGCGATGTCTGATAAGGGGCAGGAGTTGGAAGACCATTATTTTGGTACGATTAATGAACGTGTGCTTTCTTTTATGGCTGATGTGGAAAAACAAATGTTTGAGCTCGGTATTCCTGCAAAAACCCGCCATAACGAAGTCGCTCCCGCCCAATTTGAGTTGGCTCCGGTTTTCGAGCCTGCCAATCTCGCCATTGACCACAATATGCTGACTATGCAGATTTTACGAAACACGGCGGAAAAATATGGCTTTTTTTGTTTGCTTCATGAAAAACCCTTTGCGGGGATTAATGGTTCAGGCAAGCATAATAACTGGTCTTTATGCGATTCTGAAGGCAATAATCTTTTAGATCCGGGAAATACTCCGATGGATAATGCCCAATTTTTGGTATTCTTAGCGGGAGTGTTGAAAGCCGTACATGAACATTCTATTTTGCTTCGTCTTGCAACTGTTGGCGCAGGCAACGATCACAGGCTTGGGGCAAATGAGGCTCCGCCAGCCATCTTGTCCGTATTCCTTGGGGCACAACTTACTTCAGTCATTGGTAGTATTATAAATGATACGGAAGAAAATGAGGATTGGAAGCAAGATATGATAAAAATTGGCATAAGCAGTTTGCCTCCGTTTCCAAAGGATTTTTCTGATAGAAACAGAACAAGCCCTTTTGCGTTTACAGGAAATAAATTTGAATTTCGTGCCGTGGGGTCTTCTGCTTCTTCAGCTCCTGCAAATATCGCTTTAAATACGGCAATGGCAAATGCTCTTGGGGGAATTGCCCTTATGCTTGAAACTGCGATGGCAAATGGAAAAACATTGGCGCAGGCAGTGCATGAAACGCTTGCTGCTGTTTTTAAAGCTCACTTTCCCATAGTTTTTAACGGCAATGGTTATGGGAAAGAGTGGCAAGAAGAAGCAAAACGGCGCGGTTTGCCTGACTTTAAAGATACTGTCAGCGTTCTTGCCCATTACAGCGATAGTTCCGTGATGAACGTGCTTATTCAAAATGGTGTTCTTTCTGAACGTGAATTGCTTGCCCGTCAGGATATTTTGTTTGAAAACTATATTCGCGATATTCATGTGGAAGTAAAGCTTACCCTTAGCATGGGACGGAGCATTCTTTTGCCTTCTTGCTTGCAATGGCTCAATAAAGTTGGGGAATTGGCTGAAAAGGCTGAAGAATTGTGCGGCAAACAAAGTGTAACGCAAGGTGCTGCAAATTTTGAAATGCATTATTATCAGCAACTGCGTGAACTTATTGCCGAGTTTTATAATAACCTTAATGAACTTGATGAGGAACATATTAAAACAGATTCTTTATCAGGTGTCTTCGCCCGAGCAGAAGCCACTCGGGACAGGTTGATCCCATGCATGAATAAATGCCGGGCTGTTGCAGATAAGCTTGAAAAAATTGTTGACGATAATTTATGGCCTTTGCCCAAGTACAATGAAATGCTTTGGTAATTGGTTTATAAGGATAGAATATGCATAATAAGAGTTTATTTAATCCACAAATTGGGCATGATGCTTGTGGCGTGGGGTTCTTGGCAAAAATTGATGCGGCTCCTTGCCATGATTTAGTTTTACATGCAGTGCAAGCTTTAGGGAACATGGCTCATCGCGGCGGTTCTGGCTCTGGCTGTTCAAATCCTGACGGAGCGGGTATTTTATTCGCCATGCCTCATGATTTCATGAAAAAAATATGGCAAAAGCAATGTTCCGATTTTCCGGAACAATTTGCCGTAGGGCAATTCTTTTTTCCTCAATCTGAAGAACTTGCCGTAAAACTTGAAACAATTATCCAAGAGGTTTTAATAAAGCATAATTTTCATGTTTTGGCATGGAGAACTGTCCCTATTAATACTGAATGTATTGAAAGTGAAGAAATGAAAAACAGTTTGCCTTGTTTCCGGCAAGCTCTGATAACGGATATGGCTTTAGATAAATTGGTGCCAGTTGACGACTTTGAAAGACGCTTATTTATTGCTAGACGCAATATAGAGTTTGAAATTGCTGCCCGCTTGTCACTTGTTCCGCGTGATTGCTATGTTGTAAGCTTATCTTCGCAATCCATTATTTATAAAGGGCTTATTCGTGGCGGAAAAATCGCAGATTTTTATGTGGATTTGCTTGATATTGATTTTAAAGCTCATTTTGCTGTTTTTCATGAACGATACAGTACAAATACAACGCCGGCGTGGCATTTGGCCCAACCTTTCAGAACGCTTGCCCATAATGGGGAAATCAATACGCTGAGCAGTAATCTTTTTAATATGAAAATGTATGAAGCGTTGCTTTCCTCTCCTTTATTGGGCGAAAATATCCAGTATTTGAAACCGATCATTTCTTCTCAGGGAAGTGATTCCGCTGCGCTGGATAATGTTTTCGAATTTCTTTATCAAAGCGGGCGTTCTCTTTGTCATACGGCTATGATGCTTGTTCCGGAACCTTTTGGGGCAAGTTATATTATGGGGCAAGGAAAAAGGGCTTTTTACGAATATCATGCGGCGGTTATGCCGGCCTGGGACGGACCTGCCGCTTTTGTTTTTACCGACGGAAAGCTGCTAGGGGCGAGTTTGGACAGGAACGCTTTGCGCCCTTGCCGTTATACTATAACAAAAGATGGACTTATTGTGCTTGCGTCTGAATGCGGAGTATTGAATATTCCCGCTAAAAATATTTTAAAACGCGGTTCTTTGCGTCCTCGTAAAATGCTTATGGTGGATTTTGAACAAAAAAGGGTTATTACCGATACGGAATGTAAAAATGCGGTTATTTATTCTGCACCGTATATTCGTTGGATAAAGGAAAAAGGTATACGGCTTACAGATTTTGCTTTGCCTACACAGCGCTATGAACAAAAAAATTCTTTGCTTCAGGAGCAATTGTTATTTGGGTTGAGTGCGGATGAGATTGATGAAGTGATTAAACCTATGTTCCAAAATGCTCAGGAACCGGTGGCAAGTATGGGGATGGATACTCCGCTTGCCGTGTTATCACAAAGACCGCAGCTTTTATTTAGCTATTTCAAACAGCGTTTCGCGCAAGTGACTAATCCGCCTATTGATTCATTACGGGAAAGTTCGGCAATGTCTTTGACGCTGTTTTTAGGCAGCAGGAAAAACCTGTTGGAAGAAAGTCCGGAACATTATGCTTTACTCCGTCTTTCTCATCCGATTTTGCGGAAAGAAGATATGGTAAGATTGCAATATTCTGAAAAAGAGGCGGTTAAACCTGCTTTTCTTGACATACTTTTTGATATTTCAGAAATCGATCCATATAATTTGGAACTGGATAAGGATAAAGCCGGATATCTTCTTGAAAAAGGTCTTAATCAATTTTTACAAGAAGCTAAAAATGCTCTTTTAGGAGGAGCAACGCTTTTAATTCTTTCTGATAAAAATGCCGGACGGTATTCAGCTCCTATTCCTTCTTTGCTTGCGGTTTCGGCTTTGCAGCAGTATTTATTGGAAAATAATTTGTGTCATTTATGCAGCATTATTGTTGACAGCGGGGAAATTCGTGACTCTATGCAGATAGCTCAGCTTTTAGCCTTTGGAGCGAGTGCTGTTTGTCCTCGTCTTGCGTATGATACGATTGAATATCTGACTAATGAAAATACGTTTTCAAGTCAAACCGCATTGAATGGACAGATGGATATCAATATCAATAATTACATCACGGCGATGCAAAAAGGGCTTATGAAAGCGTGTTCGCGTATGGGAATTTCTGTTTTGAGAAGTTTTGTTGGCGGACAGTTTTTTGAGGCAGTGGGTTTGGGCGAAGAACTTATCAATAAATATTTTTGCGGAATAACAAGTAAAATCGGCGGGATCGGATTGGAACATATTGCTGTTGATACGCTTGCCCGTCATTTAAAAGCTTTTTTTTATGCAAATGACAGGAAAAGTCCCGAACAATATGGACTTTATAAATTGCGCAAAAATGGGGAAAAGCATTTGTGGTCGGCAAAGGCAATATCTTCTTTGCACACAGCGGTTCGTGAGAACGATTCTTTTGCTTATAAACTATATGCAAAAGAAAGTAATGAAGCTGATATACCCGTGACTCTGCGTTCGTTATTTACATTGAAAGCACAACATCCCATTTCCCTTGAGGATGTGGAACCTGCTGAAAGTATTTTGCGCCGTTTCGTAGGGGCTGCCATGAGTTTTGGTTCAATTAGCAAAGAAGCGCATGAAGCGATTGCCGTTGCTTTCAATAGAATTGGCAGCCGTTCAAATTGCGGTGAAGGCGGTGAAAAAAAGGAACGCTCTGTCATTTATGAAAATGGGGACTGCGCGAAATCAAAAATTCGGCAAATTGCTTCCGGGCGTTTTGGAGTAACTGCGGAATATTTGCATGACGCTGAAGAAATACAAATAAAAATGGCACAAGGAGCCAAACCCGGAGAAGGCGGGCAGCTTCCCGCCCATAAAGTTTTGCCGCAAATAGCTGAGGTACGCCATACTATTGCAGGAGTGACGCTCATTTCTCCTCCTCCGCATCATGATATTTATTCCATTGAAGATTTAGCGCAGCTTATTTATGATTTACGTAAAATAAACAACCATGCAAAAATTTCTGTAAAGCTTGTTTCCGGAACCAATGTTGGCACCATAGCCTCCGGAGTCGCCAAGGCTGGTGCGGATATCATCGTCGTTTCAGGGCATGACGGCGGAACAGGAGCTGCTTTGCGGACTGCTGTCTCATATGTTGGACTGCCTTGGGAAATAGGGCTTGCAGAAACACATGCGGCATTGCTTTTTAATAAATTTCGCAGTCGCGTTACGTTGCAAACGGACGGACAGTTGAGAACCGGCAAAGACCTTGTCATCGCAAGCATTTTGGGAGCGGAAGAATTTGCCTTTGGCACAAGCTTGCTTGTGGCTATGGGCTGCTGCCTTTTGCGAGTCTGTCATTTAGGAACTTGTTCAGTCGGCATTGCGACACAAGATGAAAATTTGTGTAAAAAATTTAAAGGCAGCCCTGATCATGTGGAACGTTTTCTGCGTTTCCTTGCGGAAGACTTTCGGGAAGAAATGGCGAGGCTTGGCATACGTTCGGTAAACGAATTGATAGGAAGAACGGATTTATTGTCTGTGGATACGCATAAATTTGTGGATGATAATTCTTCTTTATTGAGTAATCATTATGCGTTATGGCAAAATAAGCTTGAAAGTTTGAATTTTGAAAAACTGCTCTGTCCTTTGTCTTATACGCCAAGTTTTTCGGATCGCGTTCATCTTTGCAAAGAAAATAAGCTTGAAACGGAAATAAATGAAAAGGTTTTGCGTGAACTTTCTGCAAAGCGGTTGGCTTTTTATTCCGGAAAAATTAATAATACGGACAGAAGTATCGGTACGTGTCTTACAGCCCGAATTTTGGACGAATTTAATGCGCGTTTACCTGAAAAATGCGTTTCTGTTTCTTTAGCCGGCAATGCAGGGCAAAGTTTTGGAGCTTTTCTCACAAAAGAAATTTTTCTCTCGCTTCAGGGAGAAGCGAATGATTATGTGGGGAAAGGGCTTTCCGGCGGGATTATTGTTGTTAACCCTTATCATTTCGAACATGATGTTTTTGCTGAACAAACGGCAATAGGCAATGTTGCTTTGTATGGAGCGACAAAAGGAGAACTTTTTGCTGCGGGCTCTGCGGGAGAGCGTTTTGCCGTTCGTAACAGCGGAGCTCATGCAGTGGTTGAAGGTGTTGGTGATTATGCTTGTGAATACATGACGGGAGGAATTGTTGTTGTACTGGGGCAAACGGGTTATAATTTCGGAGCAGGCATGACCGGAGGCATAGCTTATGTTTATGACAGAAGTGAAACCTTTTCTATGCGTTGCACTATGGAAACATTTGATATAGAAAGTGTTTGGCAGGAAAACGATATAAAAGAACTTCGGACACTACTTGAAAAACATGTACGTTATACAGAGAGTGCACTTGCAAAATTTATCTTGGATAATTGGCAAATGCAGGTTTCATTCTTTTTAAAAGTAATTCCTTTGGAATATAAGAAAGCGCTCGCGCGTATTAAAAATACAGAAAATTGTTATGCGGAAAGTATTTCCGGTACGGAAGAAGTTTATCCGCTTTATTAATTGCAGAATAAAACAGTCTTATAGGGTAATTCCTATAAGACTGTTATAAAAAGATGTTGATTCAGTTCATATCCTGAATTTTTTATAGTCTAATGCGTATTTTTTCATGCGTAATCCGAGCATGCGTTCGGTAATACCTAAGATTTTACAGGCTTTGACCATATTTCCTTTGCTGGTGTTTAATGCATTGACTATGAGTTCTTTTTCCACTTCCTCCAAATGTTCCTCTAACGTTTTTATTTGTTGTTCTGTTTGTTTTTTTGTTTGTTGCGTAATAAAATCCGGCAAGCTCTCAATTTCGATTATTCCTTTCTCATTGCTTAAAATAATTGCACGCTCAACAATATTGGCAAGTTCTCTAACATTTCCGTACCATGGATAGGAAAGGAATTTTTCTATCACAGGTGTGCTGATTTTTATAATTCTCTTCTTGTTTTCCTTGCAAAATTTTTCAATGAAATAATTGGCTAAAGGGATGATATCTTCTTTTCGTTCACGCAGCGGGAAGGTGTATAAAGGGAATACGTTCAAGCGATAAAATAAATCTTCCCTAAATGTTCCTTTTTGTACCATTTCCGCTAAATTTTTATTTGTTGCCGCTATAATCCGCACATCAACCTTTAGGGTTTCCGATCCTCCTATCCGTTCAAACTCTTTTTCCTGCAGGATGCGCAATAGTTTTGCCTGCGTGGAAAGGCTCATGTCACCGAGTTCGTCAAGAAAAAGCGTTCCCGTATGCGCAAGTTCGAATTTTCCTTTATGCCTTTCATTTGCTCCTGTAAACGCTCCTTTTTCATATCCGAAAAGTTCGCTTTCTATCAGGCTTTCCGGCAGAGCGGCACAATTTATTTTTATAAACGGTTTTGAATTTCTCAGGCTTTTTCTTTGGATATAAGTTGCAATCAGTTCTTTGCCGGTTCCGCTTTCACCTTGTATTAAAACTGTTGTATTAAAAGGGGCTACTTGGTTGATTTCATTAATAATTTTTTTCATTTTATTTGAATACGATATAAAAGGGAAATCATTTGGTATGGTTTTGCCTTGTCCGAATATGTTTTGACAGGTCGATAAACGGGGCATGATTAAATATGCAGCAAGCTGTAATAGTTCAATATCATGTTTTAATTGTTCTATGTTTCCATTTTCTCTGTCAGCGGAAAGCGTGGCTTTAACTTGTCCATTTAGAATAATCGGTACACAGATGAAAGAAATTACACGGTGCTCTAAATCTCTTGCTTGTGTTCTGTTTAAAAAACGAGGTTCATTTTGCACATTGGGAATTATCATTGGTTTGCCTGAATTTGCCACTATTCCGATAATTCCTTCTCCTAATTTGTAATGGGCTTTTTCTATTTCATGATATTGTAACCCATAACCGGCTAACGCAATCATTTCTTCATGAATGGTATCTAAAAAGCAAAGTGTACAGCGAAGCAGACCGGAATATATTCCAATAGTTTTTAAGAACCGGTTGAAATATTCGGATAAAGGGCATTCTTTTGTATTGATTTGGATGAGCTTAGAGAAAATTTCTAAATCAGGAGCATGGGTGTTCATGGTATTCCTTTATGATTATTTGACAAAAATGTAATAAAAAATATAAAATAAATACAACTTACTGTCAACAAATAAAAAATATCAACAATATTGTAAAATATTGAATAAACTTTTTTTTGTTGTCTTTTGGAATTGTATGGGCGTATTGAAAAATAATGATTTAGTAAACGTTAAAAAATTAAGTTGACAAGTTTGTAATTAAGGGGGATAAAGGAGTTTCCTGTTTGGGGTTTTTAGAGTTTTTTTATAGGAAGCTTTTTCTAGGAGCTTTTTTCGAGAAGTTTTTTTTGAGGGATTTCAAGGAATAAAGGGCATTTTGAAAAAATATTAAAAATTTTGAAAAAAAGTTCTTGACAGCGGGAATGAAATAGTGCATAAACGCACTTCGCGACTGAGAGAAATTTCAGAACGGTTCTTTGCCGGTCCGGCAGGGAGCG
This window encodes:
- a CDS encoding glutamine synthetase III; this translates as MENVRIAVKKEIANQKLTSLHHEFYSPSQVYGKNVFSLKIMRERLPKQVFNRLENVIKTNAPLAEGDADIIASAMKDWAIENHATHYTHWFQPMTGVTAEKHDAFFVPSSNHNDGNLLNEFSGKMLVKGEPDASSFPSGGIRSTFEARGYTAWDPTSPVFLLENSHGKTLYVPSVFISYTGESLDRKTPLLRSNEAVSKQALRILRLFGNTTANNVTAMVGIEQEYFLIDKRYALLRDDLKLCGRSLYGAMSDKGQELEDHYFGTINERVLSFMADVEKQMFELGIPAKTRHNEVAPAQFELAPVFEPANLAIDHNMLTMQILRNTAEKYGFFCLLHEKPFAGINGSGKHNNWSLCDSEGNNLLDPGNTPMDNAQFLVFLAGVLKAVHEHSILLRLATVGAGNDHRLGANEAPPAILSVFLGAQLTSVIGSIINDTEENEDWKQDMIKIGISSLPPFPKDFSDRNRTSPFAFTGNKFEFRAVGSSASSAPANIALNTAMANALGGIALMLETAMANGKTLAQAVHETLAAVFKAHFPIVFNGNGYGKEWQEEAKRRGLPDFKDTVSVLAHYSDSSVMNVLIQNGVLSERELLARQDILFENYIRDIHVEVKLTLSMGRSILLPSCLQWLNKVGELAEKAEELCGKQSVTQGAANFEMHYYQQLRELIAEFYNNLNELDEEHIKTDSLSGVFARAEATRDRLIPCMNKCRAVADKLEKIVDDNLWPLPKYNEMLW
- the gltB gene encoding glutamate synthase large subunit yields the protein MHNKSLFNPQIGHDACGVGFLAKIDAAPCHDLVLHAVQALGNMAHRGGSGSGCSNPDGAGILFAMPHDFMKKIWQKQCSDFPEQFAVGQFFFPQSEELAVKLETIIQEVLIKHNFHVLAWRTVPINTECIESEEMKNSLPCFRQALITDMALDKLVPVDDFERRLFIARRNIEFEIAARLSLVPRDCYVVSLSSQSIIYKGLIRGGKIADFYVDLLDIDFKAHFAVFHERYSTNTTPAWHLAQPFRTLAHNGEINTLSSNLFNMKMYEALLSSPLLGENIQYLKPIISSQGSDSAALDNVFEFLYQSGRSLCHTAMMLVPEPFGASYIMGQGKRAFYEYHAAVMPAWDGPAAFVFTDGKLLGASLDRNALRPCRYTITKDGLIVLASECGVLNIPAKNILKRGSLRPRKMLMVDFEQKRVITDTECKNAVIYSAPYIRWIKEKGIRLTDFALPTQRYEQKNSLLQEQLLFGLSADEIDEVIKPMFQNAQEPVASMGMDTPLAVLSQRPQLLFSYFKQRFAQVTNPPIDSLRESSAMSLTLFLGSRKNLLEESPEHYALLRLSHPILRKEDMVRLQYSEKEAVKPAFLDILFDISEIDPYNLELDKDKAGYLLEKGLNQFLQEAKNALLGGATLLILSDKNAGRYSAPIPSLLAVSALQQYLLENNLCHLCSIIVDSGEIRDSMQIAQLLAFGASAVCPRLAYDTIEYLTNENTFSSQTALNGQMDININNYITAMQKGLMKACSRMGISVLRSFVGGQFFEAVGLGEELINKYFCGITSKIGGIGLEHIAVDTLARHLKAFFYANDRKSPEQYGLYKLRKNGEKHLWSAKAISSLHTAVRENDSFAYKLYAKESNEADIPVTLRSLFTLKAQHPISLEDVEPAESILRRFVGAAMSFGSISKEAHEAIAVAFNRIGSRSNCGEGGEKKERSVIYENGDCAKSKIRQIASGRFGVTAEYLHDAEEIQIKMAQGAKPGEGGQLPAHKVLPQIAEVRHTIAGVTLISPPPHHDIYSIEDLAQLIYDLRKINNHAKISVKLVSGTNVGTIASGVAKAGADIIVVSGHDGGTGAALRTAVSYVGLPWEIGLAETHAALLFNKFRSRVTLQTDGQLRTGKDLVIASILGAEEFAFGTSLLVAMGCCLLRVCHLGTCSVGIATQDENLCKKFKGSPDHVERFLRFLAEDFREEMARLGIRSVNELIGRTDLLSVDTHKFVDDNSSLLSNHYALWQNKLESLNFEKLLCPLSYTPSFSDRVHLCKENKLETEINEKVLRELSAKRLAFYSGKINNTDRSIGTCLTARILDEFNARLPEKCVSVSLAGNAGQSFGAFLTKEIFLSLQGEANDYVGKGLSGGIIVVNPYHFEHDVFAEQTAIGNVALYGATKGELFAAGSAGERFAVRNSGAHAVVEGVGDYACEYMTGGIVVVLGQTGYNFGAGMTGGIAYVYDRSETFSMRCTMETFDIESVWQENDIKELRTLLEKHVRYTESALAKFILDNWQMQVSFFLKVIPLEYKKALARIKNTENCYAESISGTEEVYPLY
- a CDS encoding sigma-54-dependent Fis family transcriptional regulator: MNTHAPDLEIFSKLIQINTKECPLSEYFNRFLKTIGIYSGLLRCTLCFLDTIHEEMIALAGYGLQYHEIEKAHYKLGEGIIGIVANSGKPMIIPNVQNEPRFLNRTQARDLEHRVISFICVPIILNGQVKATLSADRENGNIEQLKHDIELLQLAAYLIMPRLSTCQNIFGQGKTIPNDFPFISYSNKMKKIINEINQVAPFNTTVLIQGESGTGKELIATYIQRKSLRNSKPFIKINCAALPESLIESELFGYEKGAFTGANERHKGKFELAHTGTLFLDELGDMSLSTQAKLLRILQEKEFERIGGSETLKVDVRIIAATNKNLAEMVQKGTFREDLFYRLNVFPLYTFPLRERKEDIIPLANYFIEKFCKENKKRIIKISTPVIEKFLSYPWYGNVRELANIVERAIILSNEKGIIEIESLPDFITQQTKKQTEQQIKTLEEHLEEVEKELIVNALNTSKGNMVKACKILGITERMLGLRMKKYALDYKKFRI